Proteins encoded within one genomic window of Kibdelosporangium phytohabitans:
- a CDS encoding TetR/AcrR family transcriptional regulator — protein MTARLPHTSRSDARDSRDRILDAAGAVFRTGGLDVPVREIARRAEVGPATVYRHFPTKQMLVAEAYTGHVRAWRSAVDDGLVDPDPWRGFRVAAERLCELRVRDHGFTAAVKSAYPRAMDFAAIRACSLTSAAELIRRAKDTGRLRPDVVLDDLIPMIMASDGIRARTPGARIAASRRLAALMIQAFQVPPGALPGAPA, from the coding sequence GTGACCGCTCGTTTGCCTCACACCTCGCGTTCCGATGCCCGGGACAGCCGTGACCGCATCCTCGACGCGGCCGGTGCGGTGTTCCGCACCGGCGGTTTGGACGTCCCGGTCCGGGAGATCGCCCGGCGCGCCGAGGTCGGGCCGGCGACCGTCTACCGCCACTTCCCGACGAAACAGATGCTGGTCGCCGAGGCGTACACCGGCCACGTGCGAGCATGGCGATCCGCCGTGGACGACGGGCTCGTCGACCCCGATCCCTGGCGCGGCTTCCGCGTCGCTGCCGAGAGGCTCTGCGAACTGCGAGTGCGCGACCACGGCTTCACCGCGGCCGTCAAGTCCGCCTACCCGCGTGCGATGGACTTCGCCGCCATCCGTGCGTGCTCGCTGACCTCCGCGGCCGAGTTGATCCGCCGTGCCAAGGACACCGGCCGTCTGCGGCCCGATGTCGTCCTCGACGACCTGATCCCGATGATCATGGCCAGCGACGGCATCCGCGCGAGGACGCCGGGAGCGCGGATCGCGGCGTCCCGGCGCCTCGCCGCGCTCATGATCCAAGCGTTCCAAGTGCCACCGGGAGCCCTCCCGGGCGCGCCCGCCTAG
- a CDS encoding SAM-dependent methyltransferase, whose product MASSRYEGDTWDLASSVGATATMAAAARAMATREDRSLIDDPFAEPLVRAVGVDLFTRLATGEASLEHGWIDIAETRTTFYDEFFLDAANAGITQAVILASGLDSRAYRLPWPAGTVVYEVDQPQVMEFKTRTLSDLGAVPTADRRVAAADLRDDWPAALRTAGFDPAEPTVWSAEGLLGYLPPEAQDRLLDTITGLSAPESRVATENIPNPRPGDEDRTKEHLHRISERWRAHSFDIDMARLRYFGERNEAAPYLTGLGWSLNAISVRDLLAANLLPPVEDDDLRMGDVLYVKGVLDAAPG is encoded by the coding sequence ATGGCTTCCAGCAGATACGAGGGAGACACCTGGGACCTCGCGTCCAGCGTCGGCGCGACCGCCACCATGGCCGCGGCGGCCAGAGCGATGGCGACCCGCGAGGATCGTTCGCTCATCGACGACCCGTTCGCCGAACCGCTCGTCCGGGCGGTCGGCGTCGACCTGTTCACCCGCCTGGCGACCGGCGAAGCGTCGCTCGAGCACGGCTGGATCGACATAGCCGAGACAAGGACCACGTTCTACGACGAGTTCTTCCTCGACGCGGCGAACGCGGGCATCACGCAGGCCGTCATCCTGGCCTCAGGGCTGGATTCCCGCGCCTACCGGCTGCCGTGGCCAGCCGGGACCGTGGTCTACGAGGTCGACCAGCCGCAGGTGATGGAGTTCAAGACACGCACACTGAGCGACTTGGGCGCTGTGCCCACCGCCGACCGCCGGGTGGCCGCGGCCGACCTGCGTGACGATTGGCCCGCTGCACTGCGCACCGCCGGATTCGACCCAGCTGAGCCGACCGTGTGGAGCGCCGAAGGCCTGCTGGGCTACCTGCCGCCCGAGGCGCAGGACCGCCTGCTCGACACCATCACCGGACTCAGCGCGCCGGAAAGCCGTGTGGCCACCGAGAACATTCCCAACCCGCGACCGGGCGACGAGGACAGGACAAAGGAACACCTGCACCGCATCTCCGAGCGTTGGCGCGCGCACAGCTTCGACATAGACATGGCGAGGCTGCGGTACTTCGGTGAACGCAACGAAGCGGCTCCGTACCTGACGGGTCTCGGGTGGTCGCTGAACGCGATCAGCGTCCGAGACCTGTTGGCCGCCAACCTCCTCCCACCCGTCGAGGACGACGACCTGCGCATGGGCGACGTGCTCTACGTCAAAGGTGTCCTCGACGCGGCGCCTGGATGA